The sequence GTTGGCGGCGGCGCTTTAATTTAAGTGTTCACGAGACACAGATGCAGCCACAGTCAGTTACTCATCCTATGAGGGCTAACCGCATATATCAAAATCGGCAGGGTAAAAATATACCACCAACCTGGTATTTCCCGAATCCACCACAAGGAGGGAATTTTTTAATTGAAGTCCAAAGTTCGTCTTCCGTTTTTTCTGTGGAACTTGTTCAGGGTTTGATTCAATTATCAGTTGACTGGACAGCATTAGGGGCACGAACGCAAATGGGGTTTGGTGTAACATCGCTGGTTAGAGGACGTCTTAACGCTAATCCTTTTAATTATTTAAGATTAACTTGCTGCGGCTCAAGTAATAATTTGCCTTCCCTACAAAATATGTTCTTTGCCCAAATTGAGAAAGAAAATATAACCGATCAAGAGACATTCAATATCAAGTATGATTTGCGCCGACTTTTTGCTGGCAATCAGGATGTGCGTCATTTTGTTATGGGTACAGTGCAAGAGGAGCGTATTGCTGCAAAAATTCATGTGTCAAGGCCATACGCAAACGGCCTTATTCGCGTATGGGGTTGGGTTCCCGTGGATGCAAATGTTTGGAATGACAAGTGGAATCGAGATGGCGTACTAACCCAGATTAAAAATCACCTGGAAAGCAACTATGCTTTGAAAACATGGCGAGAATTCAATAATGATCGTGATATAAATCAACAATATTCTGATGTACGAGCATACTTGCACAGCTTATGGGAGAGCAAAAAATGAACCAGACATTCAAATCATTCGTTGAACCCTTTCCGCATACAATATCAGAAATTAGTGAGCTGCTATCAAACTTAAGCCAAGCAGAGCAGGCTATCAAAGTGAATAAGAGAAATAAGGAGGTGCGACAGCAATACGAAAACCAAGCTAAAGATTTGCACCGACAACTGCTTACGCATAAAGATTGCTCATTGATATACAACTATATGGAAGCGACAGGCATAGCGGATAAGGATACTTTTCGTAGCACTTGGGCAAGGGAGAAGCTAAAAGTTGATTCTGATGAGTTACCAGATTTTCTCAA comes from Chlorobium limicola DSM 245 and encodes:
- the cmr1 gene encoding type III-B CRISPR module RAMP protein Cmr1; amino-acid sequence: MKANIELRTLTPIWTGGVETGKMERIHETGIIGNLRWWYEAIVRGLGGEACDPTTHSCAYDREKPNNGLCDVCQVFGATGWRRRFNLSVHETQMQPQSVTHPMRANRIYQNRQGKNIPPTWYFPNPPQGGNFLIEVQSSSSVFSVELVQGLIQLSVDWTALGARTQMGFGVTSLVRGRLNANPFNYLRLTCCGSSNNLPSLQNMFFAQIEKENITDQETFNIKYDLRRLFAGNQDVRHFVMGTVQEERIAAKIHVSRPYANGLIRVWGWVPVDANVWNDKWNRDGVLTQIKNHLESNYALKTWREFNNDRDINQQYSDVRAYLHSLWESKK